The window AAGGCCGCCAGCGCCACCAGGCCCAGGCTGGCTCCCATGACCAGCGGGTAGACGCCCACCTTCGCGATGAGCCACCAGCCGGTGAGGAACGAGCCCAGCAGCGCACCCGCGGTGCTCCACGCGTACAACCGGCCCACGGTGCGCCCCGCCCGCTCCACGTCCGCCAGCGCCAACCGGAGCACCTGGGGTGACAGCGTGCCCAGGGCCGTCACCGGCAGCAGGAACACCGCGGCCGTGTACCCGACGATGCGAGCCTGCAGGCCCAGGCCGTCGAAGTAGCCCTTCAGCACCAGCCACTGATGGATGGGCGGAATCAGCAGGCAGCTGGCCGCCGCCAGCAGCATGGAGCCGGCGAGCACCTCCTGCCGGGGCCACCGGTCCGCCAGGTGGCCGCCCAGGAAGTTGCCCAGCGCCATGCCCGTCAGCACCACGCCGATGATGCCTGTCCAGCTCAGCAGGGAAACACCCACGGTAGGCGCCAGGATGCGGCTGGCCGCCAGTTCGATGGCGAGCGTGCAGAAGCTCGCGCTGGCCACCAGGAAGCACGCCAGCACGGGCCGGGTGCGCAGGTCCACGCCCGTCGAGGACGGCGCGGCATCCGCTGCCGTCACGGCGCCGGCTGTCGCGGGGGCCGCCGGTTCGACGGGCGGCGCGGACACGGAGGCCTTGGGCAGCGCCAGCAGCGCGCACAACATCAGCGCGCCCGACACGGTGAGGACGATGGTGGGCACGGGGAACCACGCCACCAGCACGAAGCCCGTGAGGAAGTTGCCCGCGAGGCTCCCCAACGTGCCCAGCGCGTACAGCAGGCCCACGATGCGCCCGGCGCGCCCCAGGTCCGGCAGCAGCAGCCGGAGCGCCAGCGGCGTCACCATGGCCAGCACGAAGCTGACGGGGAAGAAGCCCAGGAAGGTGAGCAGGAAGGTGCGCGGCAGCACGGGGATGGGGCGCAGCGCGGCGCCATCCCCCAGCACGGCCACCCACCCCAGCGGCAGGAGCGCGAGCACCGCCCCCAGCGCGGTGAGGCCCGCCAGCCACCGGAACGATGCGCCCCGCTCCGACAGCCGGCCTCCGGCATAGCTGCCCAGACTGATGCCCGCGAGCACCACGCCGATGATGCTCGTCCACGTGTGGAGCGAAGCCCCGATGAAGGGCGCCAGCAACCTGGCGGCGGCCAGCTCCAACACCAGGGTAGCGCAGCTCGTCACCAACACGAGGAGGGCAGCGCGAAGCACATCCAGACGAGACGCGGGGAGAAGAGCCATGCAGTGGCGGCGACTGTACCACCCCCGTCCGAGGCGACCATCCGTGCTGGTGGGAATCACCCGAGGTGCGGGAAATCGCGCCCGGCGCATACGATGGCGCCATGTCCGCGCGCCCCGACCTCCAGCGCCTCCCCTACCAGGGCCTCTGGCTCGGCAGCTTCCCCCTCATGGGCATCCCCGGCCGCGCGCAGGCCCACTCGGACCACCCCGTCGTCGCCCTGGAACAGGGCGACTTCCTGCTGGTGAGCCTCATCCGCACCAGCCCCGAAGAAATTCCGCAGACCACGTCGATACGTTGGAGGCCCTGACCGCATGGATACCGAAGCGCTCGCCCGAATCCCGGGCGTCAACCCGAACGTCCCCAATGCCGCCCGCATCTACGACTACACGTTGGG is drawn from Myxococcus xanthus and contains these coding sequences:
- a CDS encoding fused MFS/spermidine synthase, producing the protein MALLPASRLDVLRAALLVLVTSCATLVLELAAARLLAPFIGASLHTWTSIIGVVLAGISLGSYAGGRLSERGASFRWLAGLTALGAVLALLPLGWVAVLGDGAALRPIPVLPRTFLLTFLGFFPVSFVLAMVTPLALRLLLPDLGRAGRIVGLLYALGTLGSLAGNFLTGFVLVAWFPVPTIVLTVSGALMLCALLALPKASVSAPPVEPAAPATAGAVTAADAAPSSTGVDLRTRPVLACFLVASASFCTLAIELAASRILAPTVGVSLLSWTGIIGVVLTGMALGNFLGGHLADRWPRQEVLAGSMLLAAASCLLIPPIHQWLVLKGYFDGLGLQARIVGYTAAVFLLPVTALGTLSPQVLRLALADVERAGRTVGRLYAWSTAGALLGSFLTGWWLIAKVGVYPLVMGASLGLVALAAFVGQVWRRPLFVGATAGTLALAGMFGALGLFASPCTEETDYFCIKVNQVEHDGRRLLAMQLDHLTHTMVDLEDPSYLGYPHGYIHSEVVRHVAARTAEPRVLVIGGGGYVVPRWVETYVPQVRMEVVEIDPAVTRIALERFGVKPDTRIASFSLDGRQYLQEMAERGAYDLIVQDAVNDLSVPYHLMTREYDMLVRSLLKPDGLYLLTVIDEIPRGSFLRSALRTMQEVFPHVELLHDARSGSKGQGVYIVAGSARPMELERLPELLRGVGIEQPRTGRVPRAEIDAYLAAGPALLLTDDFAPVDNLLAELFLLREQVAP